TGAGACTTCTGGAGTCTGTTCGCTATGTTGCCTTCTCCCATCATCCCTTGGTACTGGGGTCTGCTGTCTTCTGTCATTCTGGATTTCTGGAGACAGAGGCCTAACCTGGTGTCTTCTATCAACTGAGACTTCTGGAGTCTGCTCCCTATGTTGCCTTCTCCCATCATCCCTTGGAACTGAAGGTTGCTCTTGAATTTGGTATCTTCCATCATCTCTTGGAACTGGGGTCTGCTGTCTTCTGTCATTCTGGATTTCTGGAGACAGAGGCCTAATCTGGTGTCTTCTATCAACGGAGACTTCTGGAATCTGTTCCCTATGTTGCCTTCTCCCATCATCCCTTGGAACTGAAGGTTGCTCTTGAATTTGGTATCTTCCATCATCCCTTGGAACTGGGATCTTCTGTCTTCTCTCATTCTGGATTTCTGGAGACAGAGGTCTAACCTGGCACCTTCTATCAACTGAGACTTCTGGAGTCTGTTCcctatgttgtcttctcccatcaTCCCTTGGAACTGAAGGTTGCTCTTGAACTTGATATCTTCCATCATCTCTTAGTAGTGGGGTCTGCTGTCTTCTGTCATGCTGGGTTTCTGGGGATAGAGTCCTAACCTGGTGTCTTCTATCATCTGAGACTTCTTGAGTCTCCTCCCTATGTTGCCTTCTCCCATCATCCCTTGGTACTGGGGTCTGCTGTCTTCTGTCATTCTGGGTTTCTGGAGACAGAGGCCTAACCTGGCATCTCCCATCATTAGAGCTTTCTGGGATTTGCTGTCTATGTTGCCTTCTCCCATCATCCCTTGGTACTGGGGTCTGCTGTCTTCTGTCATTCTGGATTTCTGGAGACAGAGGTCTAACCCGGCATCTTCTATCATCTGAGACTTCTGGAGTCTGCTCCCTATGTTGCCTTCTCCTATCACCCCTTGGAACTGAAGGTTGCTCTTGAAATTGGTATCTCTTATCATCTCTTGTTACTGAGATTTGCTGTCGCCTGTCGTTCTGAGTTGCTGGGGACAGAGTCCTAACCTGATGTCTTCTATCATCTGAGACTTCTGGAGTCTGTTCCCTATGTTGCCTTCTCCCATCATCCCTTGGTACTGGTGTCTGCTGTCTCCTGTCATTCTGGGTTTCTGGGGATAGAGACCTAACCTGGCGTCTCCCATCATTTGACCTTTCTGGGATTTGCTGtctatgttgtcttctcccatcaTCCCTTGGAACTGAAGGTTGCTCTTGAATTTGGTATCTTCCATAATCTCTTGGAACTGGGGTCTGCTGCCTCCTATCATTCATTAGGACTCGGGTCTGCTGTCTATTTTGGTGTCTTTCATCATGCTCGATTTCTGGGGACTGAGGCCTAACTTGGTGTCTCCTATCATGTGAGATTTCTGAGGTCTGCTGCCTATATTGGCTTCCTCCTTCACCCCTTGGAATTGAAGGCTGCTCTTGAATTTGGTGTCTTCCATCATCTCTAGATACTGGGGTCTGCTGTCTTCTGTCATTCTGGATTTCTGGGGACTGAGGCCCAACTTGACATCTTCCATCATGTGGTATATCTGCGATCTGCTGCCTATCATTCCTTTTTCTATCATCTCTTTGTGTTGTCATCTGTTCTCTCTCTTGTAGTCTTTCATCATCCCACAGATCTGATGTTTGTTGCCTATCTTGATGTCTTATTTCATTTTCAGGTACTTGAATCTGCTCACTATTTTGGATTCTTCTCTCATCCCTTGGCACTTGGACCTGTTGTCTCCCCTGTTGCCTATTATCACTCCAAGGATCTGATGTCTGCTGTCTAACTTGGGGTCTATCATCATCTCTTAGTACTTTGATCTGTTCTTTCATTTGGTCTTGCGAATCATCTTGGGGTTCTGGGGTTTGCTCTCTAAATTGCTGTCTCTCATCATCCCTTGATGCTGGGATCTGATATCTAACTTTTGGTTTCTCATCATTCCTTGAAGTCGGTAGCTGATCTCTGACTtgggtcttttctttttctggtacaGATTGATCTCTTACATATTGTCTATCATTAGCCCTTAATGTTGATTGTTGCTTGTTCACATAATATTTCCTCTTATGACTGGATAACTGACTCTGATCTTTTTCTTGGAATCTTTCACCATATCTTGCTTCTGATTCTTCGTCACTGTCATAGAGTTCTGGAACATACCTTGGATATGGTGTTTGATTTCTCACTTGAGATCTTCCATCATCTCTCGGCACTTGAGTTTGCACCTTTATCTGATAACTTCTTTCCTCTAAGGCTCCTGGGATTTGGCCATTCACCTGATATCTCCTATCATGCCTTACTTCTGTGGATTGTTCTCTCCCTTCGTACCTCTCCTCATCCCTTGGACTTGGAATTTCATCTCTCAGTTGATGTCTCTCATCATCTCTTAGTGCTGGGAACTGCTCTCTATCATGGTACATCCTACCATTTCTTAGTGTTGGGATTTCTTCTATGACTTTGTGTCTCTTATTATCACTTGGCATTGGAGTAGTTTCTGTAAAAAGCCTTTTCCCACTCTCCCTTTGTTCTGATGTCTGCTCTTTAACTTCATCTCTCTCATCATCTCTTGAAAACTGACTCCTATCTCTAACATTGTATTTCCCATCATCTTCATTAGCTGGGTCCTGTCTCTCATTATTTCTAAATGTTGATGTCTCACCTCCAATGTGGTGACGTCCACTGGTCCTCGTTTCTGTGTTCTCATCTCTTATGTGGATCCTTGCTTCTGCCCTGGATTCTTTTTGATCAGCTGTTACTCTGCGCTGTGCAACATTCTGTGGGATTTGGGGCTGGTTGTTCTCATCTTCCCTGTGATTGTCTGTTGTTGCTGGAAGTTCATTGCTTCTCAGTGGTATatcttctgttcttccttctTGTGGCTCTCGTGTCTCAtatcttcttcccccttcctgtaGTCCTGGGCAGAGCAGAGGTTGAATGCATGTATAACAAGCTTTCACTACACTGAAGACTAGAAAAACAAATTCGCTGAAGTCGACTGTGCCATCACCATCTTTATCTAGGAGTTGGAGGATTTTATTAGTTGTCTCTGAATGACCAGGTTTCtgtaagaaaataggaaaatggtTCGGTAACTATGCATTATTTCCCCTACCTATATGTTTTCTGTCATTTAGTGTGCTTATCAAAAGCTgttttaccttttatttatttatttcttggtcATTTGAAATGGTGATTGCACCAGTATAGGAAGCTCTTCTTGTGAAATTTCCCACCAATTCATATAATTGACTCTTGATCTAAGAGTTCCCCAAGGGCActaaaaggttaagtaacttacacCCAATAGTATGTACCAGAGGAATGACTTGAGATCAGATCTTTCTAACTTAAAAGTTAGATTTATATCCATTATGTCACATTGCCTGAGACCTTTTACATGAAGTCTTGTATTAGTCTGTATTTTCAGTGTATAACCTggtcctttcctccctttccagtcttcttatacgtTATTCGCCTCCATTTACTCTGTAATCTAGTGATACTTTCTTGTTGTTTCTTGAAAAAGACCCTCTATCTCTCAGCTCCAGatccatcctccctcccttcctccctccctccatNNNNNNNNNNNNNNNNNNNNNNNNNNNNNNNNNNNNNNNNNNNNNNNNNNNNNNNNNNNNNNNNNNNNNNNNNNNNNNNNNNNNNNNNNNNNNNNNNNNNNNNNNNNNNNNNNNNNNNNNNNNNNNNNNNNNNNNNNNNNNNNNNNNNNNNNNNNNNNNNNNNNNNNNNNNNNNNNNNNNNNNNNNNNNNNNNNNNNNNNNNNNNNNNNNNNNNNNNNNNNNNNNNNNNNNNNNNNNNNNNNNNNNNNNNNNNNNNNNNNNNNNNNNNNNNNNNNNNNNNNNNNNNNNNNNNNNNNNNNNNNNNNNNNNNNNNNNNNNNNNNNNNNNNNNNNNNNNNNNNNNNNNNNNNNNNNNNNNNNNNNNNNNNNNNNNNNNNNNNNNNNNNNNNNNNNtccttctttcttccttcttttcttttcttttcttttctttccttccttccttctttcctttccttccttccttccttccttccttccttccttccttccttccttccttccttccttcctaaaaccCCTAATTTATAATGCATACAACTTATTTGTACAcaattgtttgcatgctgtctccatCATTAG
The window above is part of the Gracilinanus agilis isolate LMUSP501 chromosome 4, AgileGrace, whole genome shotgun sequence genome. Proteins encoded here:
- the LOC123246758 gene encoding trichohyalin-like; this translates as MPQLLKGIITVIDVFYKNAWTDGGCQRLSKQELKQLLQQEFGEALQKPGHSETTNKILQLLDKDGDGTVDFSEFVFLVFSVVKACYTCIQPLLCPGLQEGGRRYETREPQEGRTEDIPLRSNELPATTDNHREDENNQPQIPQNVAQRRVTADQKESRAEARIHIRDENTETRTSGRHHIGGETSTFRNNERQDPANEDDGKYNVRDRSQFSRDDERDEVKEQTSEQRESGKRLFTETTPMPSDNKRHKVIEEIPTLRNGRMYHDREQFPALRDDERHQLRDEIPSPRDEERYEGREQSTEVRHDRRYQVNGQIPGALEERSYQIKVQTQVPRDDGRSQVRNQTPYPRYVPELYDSDEESEARYGERFQEKDQSQLSSHKRKYYVNKQQSTLRANDRQYVRDQSVPEKEKTQVRDQLPTSRNDEKPKVRYQIPASRDDERQQFREQTPEPQDDSQDQMKEQIKVLRDDDRPQVRQQTSDPWSDNRQQGRQQVQVPRDERRIQNSEQIQVPENEIRHQDRQQTSDLWDDERLQEREQMTTQRDDRKRNDRQQIADIPHDGRCQVGPQSPEIQNDRRQQTPVSRDDGRHQIQEQPSIPRGEGGSQYRQQTSEISHDRRHQVRPQSPEIEHDERHQNRQQTRVLMNDRRQQTPVPRDYGRYQIQEQPSVPRDDGRRQHRQQIPERSNDGRRQVRSLSPETQNDRRQQTPVPRDDGRRQHREQTPEVSDDRRHQVRTLSPATQNDRRQQISVTRDDKRYQFQEQPSVPRGDRRRQHREQTPEVSDDRRCRVRPLSPEIQNDRRQQTPVPRDDGRRQHRQQIPESSNDGRCQVRPLSPETQNDRRQQTPVPRDDGRRQHREETQEVSDDRRHQVRTLSPETQHDRRQQTPLLRDDGRYQVQEQPSVPRDDGRRQHREQTPEVSVDRRCQVRPLSPEIQNERRQKIPVPRDDGRYQIQEQPSVPRDDGRRQHREQIPEVSVDRRHQIRPLSPEIQNDRRQQTPVPRDDGRYQIQEQPSVPRDDGRRQHREQTPEVSVDRRHQVRPLSPEIQNDRRQQTPVPRDDGRRQHSEQTPEVSDDRRLQLRTQSPETQNDRRQQTPLLRDDGRYQVQEQPSVPRDDGRRQHREQTPEVSVDRRHQVRSLSPEIQNERRQQIPVPRDDGRYQIQAQPSVPRDDGRRQHREQTPEVSIDRRHQVRTQFPETQNDRRQQTPVLRDDGRYQVQEQPSVPRDDGRRQHREQMPEVSDDRRHQVRTLSPETQNDRRQQTPVPRDDGRRQHREQTPEVSDDGRRQVRPLSPETQNDRRQQTPVLRDDGRYQVQEQPSVPRDDGRRQHREQTPEVSDDRRHQVRTLSPETQNDRRQQTPVPRDDGRRQHRVQTPEVSDDRRHQVRPLSPEIQNDRRQQTPVPRDDGRRQHREQTPEVSDDGRRQVRPLSPETQNDRRQQTPVLRDDGRYQVQEQPSVPRDDGRRQHREQMPEVSDDRRHQVRTLSPETQNDRRQQTPVPRDDGRRQHREQTPEVSDDRRHQVRTLSPETQNNRRQQTPVPGDDGRRQHREQTPEVSDDRRHQVRPLSPEIQNDRRQQTPVPRDDGRRQHRDQTPEVSDDGRHQVRPLSPEIQNDRRQQTPVPRDDGRRQHREQTPEVSDDGRHQVRPQSPETQNDRRQQTPVLQDDGKHKQISELLSNRRHQVRSQNARTEVNDSFQVRPTVLIPKYKDDRKASINEDTLIQRDGIRNHVRNPTLTTRNDGRCQSSANGDDETYFLSNDERNSQRDLSQRFHDDDQEQPHERPNHWNSPKQKQTSQRAERRYPNTQGSLVETKGSPIYCDVYFLTKQKGNWLCYCIPDPSEQKDEGSTQNNEYHTAFGDDQHGRQRGDWESDTEDQYHSHDWQSGGYYPDEEQYWRQEPVEWNDGNYSFQGWVEREDNPHQYIEQDWEENPNDETYCLYPSPVWKSGHQHHSLGWTQKVHEFQQNLRNPDDCPFFEDDF